The Marinobacter szutsaonensis DNA window CGCCAGCAGGTACTGGGTCAGGTCGTTGGAACCTACGGACAGGAAATCCACCCGGTCCGCCAGTTCACGGATCTGGTAGACGGCCGCAGGAATCTCCACCATGACGCCGACCTTCGGCATGTGGATGTCATAGCCCTCTTCCCTCACCTCGTGATACACGCGGTAGATCAGGTGCAGGGATTCCTCGACTTCCGAGATATTGCTGATCATGGGCAACATGATCTGCAGATTATTCAGCCCTTCACTGGCCTTGAGCATGGCCCGGACCTGTACCAGGAAGATTTCCGGGTGGTCCAGGGTGACCCGGATGCCACGCCAGCCCAGGAACGGGTTTTCCTCATTGATCGGGAAGTATGTCAGCGCCTTGTCACCACCGATGTCCAGGGTGCGCATGGTGACCGGATTGGGGGCGAAGGCTTCCAACTGCTCCCGATAATACTCCCGCTGCTCCTGCTCGGAGGGGAAGCGGTCCTTGATCATGAACGGCACTTCCGTGCGGTACAGGCCGATACCCTCGGCACCATGGGAAAGGGACCGCACCACATCGGTCATCAGACCGGTGTTCACCAGGAGCGATACCCGGTGGCCATCGGTGGTCTCGCAGGGCTTGTCACGAAGCGCCTCAAGCCCCCGGATCAACTCATCCTCTTCGTCACAGATAGCCTGGTAGAAGGCACGGAGATCCTGTGACGGCGAGGCGAAGATCTGGCCCTCGAAGCCATCAACAATCAATTCCTTGCCATCAAGCTGGTTGACCGGGATATCCACCAGGCCCATCACCGTGGGCACGCCCATGGCCCGGGCCAGGATCGCCACATGGGAGTTACTGGAGCCCTTGACCGAAACCAGGCCCACCAGTTGTCCTTTGGGCACCTCCCCGAGCATGGCAGGCGTCAGCTCCTCGCTGACCAACACCGTTCTCTCCGGGTAGACCAGGTGCTTCTGTTCACCTTCCTGCAAATGGGACAGCAGGCGCCGGCCAAGATCCCGGATATCCACCGCCCGCTCCTGCAGGTAGTGGTCATCCATCATCTCGAAGTGGCGGACATACTGCTGGACCACCTGCTTGAGCGCGCCCTGGGCCCAGGTGCCGTCAGCAATCTTGTTGGCCACTTCGCCGGGCAAAGCCTCGTCTCCCAGCATGCGGAGGTAGACATCGAACAACGCCTGTTCTTCGGGCCGCAACTGGCTGGCCAGTCGCTTGGCCACGCGTTCAATATCTTCCCGTACCGCCTTGACCGCAGCCTTGAACAGCTTCAGCTCACCCTCGATATCTTCCGTGGGCTTTTCCGGGACCACATCCAGGTCCGCCGCCGGATACACCACCACACCGGTGCCGATGGCGACACCGGGTGCACCGGGCACACCGTTGAAACTGACATCCCTGGCTTCCTCGCCGGTCAGGGACAGTCCACTGATGGCACCGGTGGCTTCACTGTGGGCGATAACCCCGGCCAACTGGGCAGAGACCGTCACCAGAAAAGCTTCTTCACCCTCGTCAAAACACCGAGAGCTTTCCCGCTGCTGAACCACCAGCACACCGAGTACCCGGCGATGGTGAATGATGGGAACCCCCAGGAAGGAGCGGAAGCGCTCTTCACCGGTCTCGGGGAAATAACGATAGCGGGGATGAGAGGGGGCATCCTCGAGGTTGATGGGCTCCTCGCGGGAGCCCACCAAGCCGACCAGACCTTCCGAATAACCCAGGCTCACCTGACCCACCGCCTTGCGGTAGAGGCCCTCGGTGGCCATCAGGATATAGCGGTTGGTGGCGGGGTCGAGCAGGTAGACGGAGCAGACCTCGGTATTCATGGCCTTTTGCACCCGCGATACAATGATATCCAGCGCCTCCTGCAGATCGCGGGCGCTGTTTACCTCTTGTACAAGACTTCGCAGTATGCTCAGCATGGCAGGGTCAGTCCGTCATCTTGAGTGATCCTTCAGGCGCCGGTTCTGTTCGGCTTTCCGCCACTGTTCCATGTTGTAGAACAGTCGTGGAGCCAGCTCCCGCAGCGCACGTCTGTATACTTCTCGTTTGAATGAAACCACCTGGCCTAGCGGGTACCAGTAGCTAACCCACTGCCACCCGTCGAATTCCGGTGAATCCGTGCCGTCCACACGCACTTGCGCGTCCGGCGATAACATCCTCAGCAGGAACCATTTCTGTTTTTGGCCCACACACACAGGGTGTGAGTGATGGCGCACCATCCTCCTGGGAAGACGGTACCTCAGCCAGCCCCGAGTACAGCTGATGATTTCCACATCACTGGCTGTGAGGCCGATTTCCTCTCCAAGCTCCCGGTAAAGCGCATCCTCCGGTGATTCGTTGTGCTTGATTCCACCTTGGGGAAACTGCCAGGAGTCCTGACCTATTCGCCTTGCCCAGAGAACTTCGCCCCTGTGGTTGGCCAGAATGATTCCGACATTGGGTCTGAAACCGTCTGAATCGATCACGGCACAGTCCTCGCAAAAGTCGGCCGCCGGTCAATTTCTGACCGGCGAAAATTGTCCAAGTTGCTCTCATTCTTACAGAATCCCAAGGGTTCGGCAAACGGAGCCGATGCCGACAGGTCATGGTAGACTGTGAGCCTTCCTGAAAGCCCTTGTAACAGCGGAGGACACCCTTTGACGCTCGCACTTTTTGATCTGGACAACACCCTGCTGGCTGGCGACAGCGACCACGCCTGGGGCGAATTTCTGGTGGAAGAAGGTCTGGTCGATGCCGAGGAATACCGCAAAGCCAACGACCGGTTCTACGAGGAATACCTGAACGGCGAGCTGGACATCTTCCACTACCTCCGCTTCGCCCTGCAGCCGCTGGCCCGGCATGACATAGACGAACTGCTGGCGTGGCGCGAAGCCTTTCTTGAGAAAAAAGTACGCCCAATGATGCAGGAAAAGGCCCGGGAACTGCTGGACCGGCATCGCCAGCAGGGCCACACCCTGATGATCATCACCGCCACCAACCGGTTTGTGACCGAGCCGATTGCGGAGTTGTTAGAGGTTGAGCACCTGATCGCCACCGAGCCGGAACTGGTGAATGGCCGGTATACCGGGGAGGTCGCCGGCGTCCCCAGCTTCCAGGACGGCAAGGTGACCAGGCTGAACGACTGGCTTGACCATCACAAACGCACGCTGGAGGGGGCCTGGTTCTACAGCGACTCCCATAACGATGTGCCACTTTTGAAGCAGGTGGAAAACCCGGTGGCGGTGGATCCGGACCCGAGGCTGGAAGCGCTGGCGAAGGAATCGGGGTGGCCGGTGATTTCTTTGCGGGGGTGAGTTCGGGGTGAACGAGGGGTCAGATGAAGGCTTTCATCAGACCCCGGGAATCAGGCCCCGGGATTAGAATTGGGGTCTGAAGAAAGCCTTCTTCTGACCCCGTTTTCAGCCTCTCACATAAACCCGGTCAGCGAGCGCACGAAACACGACTTGATGTAATCCGTCTCCGGAATCCCCGGAATCACCGGATGATCCGGCGCCTGGTGGCCCTGCTCCAGCAGCTGCACGAACCGGTCAATCTTGCGGCCGCTGCTGCGGATGATGTCGATCAGCTTTTCCTGGGACAGATGCATGGAACAGGACGCCGACACCAGCAACCCGTCCCGCTCAAGCAGCCGAAGCCCCAACTGGTTCAGACGGGCATAGGCCTGTTCACCGGCTTTCTGATCCCGGCGCCGCGGAATCAGCGCCGGCGGATCCAGGACCACGATGTCATATTTCTCTTTCTCGTCCGCCAGCGCCTTCAGCGCTTCGAAGGCATCGCCCTCGATGGTTTCGATATTGTCGAGCCCGTTGATCTTCGCATTATGGTGTACCGCATCGATCGCCGTTGCCGAGGCGTCGACACAAGTCACCTGGGTAGCACCGGCACAGGCGGCCTGCAGCCCCCAGCCACCGACATAACTGAACACATCCAGCACCCGCTTACCGGGCGCGTAAGCCTGCAACCGCTGACGATTCATCCGGTGGTCATAGAACCACCCGGTTTTCTGGCCGCCGGCCAGCGGCACCTCAAAGCGAACGCCATTCTCATCGACCTGCAGCAGATCCGCCTCCGGCCCGTGTGCCTGTTCCACATAGGTATCCAGACCCTCAACCTTCCGCATCTTGCCGTCGTTCTTCAGGATAATCGCCTTGGCATGCACCAGACGCTGAACAGCGCGAACAATCGCCTCCTTCATGAGCTCCATGCCCGCCGTGGAAATCTGCACCACCACGGTGTCCCCGAAACGATCAACCACCAGCCCGGATAGCCCGTCGCTGTCACCAAACACCCAGCGGTAGAACGGCTTGTCGAACAGCCGCTCCCGCACCGCCAGCGCAAGCTCCATCCGTTCCGTCAGCCGCTGCGGCGTCATTCCCTGGGACGGATTCCGGCTGATCAAGCGGCCACAGATCAGCGCATGGGGGTTCACAAACACCGTTCCCAACGGCTTGTCATTGGACGCCCGCAGCTCGGCCTGATCACCGGGCTGGAACTCCGTCAGCGGCGTACGGCGGGTATCCACCTCATTGCTGTATACCCACAAATGGCCGGCACGGAGGCGGCGCTCGGCGCCCTTGCGCAGGTAAAGAACCGGAAAATCCATCAAATATCACCTGAGGAAAATTGGAAAGTTAAGAGCTAACGCCGGCATCGGCCAGCACTGTTGTCCGGGCGTGTTTCAGGGTGGGCCTTCCGAAACTGTGCGGAGCCAGGGATGGCGGAGCCCAAGCGCCCCAGGGATGGGTTTGAGCGTGTTTCGGAAGGCCCGCCCTGAAACACGCATGCTCCGAAGCTACTTACTCCTCGGCAGCCACATGCTCTGCGTAAGCAGCGGCATCCATCAGCCCGTCCAGCTCACCGGCATCCTCCAGCTTCACCTTGAACATCCAGCCATCACCATACGGATCCTCATTGACCAGCTCCGGCTCGTCCTCAAGGTTCTCATTGACCGCAATCACCTCACCGGTCACCGGGCTGAACACATCCGAAGCCGACTTCACCGACTCGGCTACACCGGCTTCCTGGCCACCGTTAACCGTCACACCAACATCCGGCACACCGATGTACACCACATCGCCGAGCTGTTCCTGGGCAAAATCGGTAATACCTACGGTAGCGGTGCCATCGTCAGCAACCCGCACCCACTGGTGGGTCTCAATGTATTTCAGGTCTGAGGGAATATCACTCATGATTGTGCTTCCTGTTAAATTTTTCGCGCAGTTTAACGCAAGAGCCTAGCCCCAGCGAACCTCCCGAGCCAGGTTCATGAACGAATTCAGATAATCTACCTCACAATCCCGTTCACGAAGGCCCAGAAAGATCTGCTTCGGCAGCCCTTCCTCTCCCAGACGCACCGGAACCACCGGGAGCTTCTCAGCATACTCCGCCACCAGCCATTTCGGCAGCGCAGACACACCCCGCCCGGCGGCGACCATCTGCAACATGATGTCCGTCGTCTCGATGGTCTTGTGCCGCGCAGGGCTGGCATGAGCCGGCAGGAAGAAGCGGGTATAGATATCCAGCCGCTCCACCTCCACCGGATAGGTGATCAGGGTTTCCCGCTCCAGGTCCCCGGGCACGACAAACTCCCTGTTCGCCAACGGATGATCCCGGGAGACCACCAGAACCTGCTCGTAATCGAACACCGGCTCAAATACCAATCCGGGCCGATGCAGCGGGTCCGGGGTCACCAGCATATCGATGTCATGACCGAACAAGGCGCCGATCCCACCAAACTGGAATTTCTGTTTCACATCCACATCCACATCCGGCCAGCGCTCAAGATAAGGCCCAACCACCTTCAGCAACCACTGGTAACAGGGATGGCATTCCATGCCGATCCGGAGCGTCCCGCGCCTCCCACTGGCAAATTGACCGATAACTTCTTCCGCGTGTTCAAGCTGGGGAAGAAGGCGATTCGCCAGCGACAGCAGATACTCACCCGCTTGGGTCAGCCGTAACTGACGACCATCCCGCAGCCACAGAGGTGTGCCCAGATAACGCTCCAGCTTGCGAATGGCATGGCTGAGTGCCGACTGCGTGAGGTGCAGGGACTCTGCCGCCGCCGTCAGGGAGCCGTCGCGATCAACGGCACGGAGAATCTCGAGATGGTGTCGATCAATCATGGGCCAACACGCTATTTAGTGAATTTATTTCATGGAATGCTGAAATAATACCATTTTCATTCATGCCACAGCCCACCTAACCTGACTGACTCTTATCCAAAGCAAAAAAAATCAGACGTCAGGAGTACAAGATGGTTACCACTCACTCACTGGGCTACCCCCGTATTGGCGCCCAACGGGAGCTTAAATTCGCTCTGGAAGCCTACTGGCAAGGCCGGCTGACCGAGGAGGAGCTGGAGATTACCGCCAGTGACCTGCGACGCCGCCACTGGCAAGACCAACAGGCGCTGGATCTTGTGCCGGCAGGAGACTTTTCCCTGTACGACCAGGTACTGGACATGAGCGAAACCCTCGGACACCTCCCTGAACGGGCAGGCAAGCCGGGCGGTCACAGACTCGACCGGTATTTCCGGGCCGCACGGGGCCGCGGTGCCAATGACGATGGCTGCTGCGGCACCCAGGCCGGCGAAATGACCAAGTGGTTCGACACCAACTATCACTACATTGTCCCGGAGTTTCACCGGACCACGGAATTCAAGCTCGACAGCACCCGGATTCTGGCCCAGCTCGACGAGGCGCAGCAACAGGGTTTCCGAGCCAAACCGGTCATCATCGGCCCGGTCACCTATCTCTGTCTGGGCAAAGCCAAGGACGGAAGCGATCCCCTGGCACTACTCGAGCGACTCCTGCCCGTTTACGGTGAGTTGCTCGATCAACTCGCCGAGGCCGGTGCGGAATGGGTCCAGGTGGATGAGCCTGCCCTGGTCACCGAACTGGACGATCGCTGGCGCCACGCCTTCAGCCTTGCCTACCATCACCTCAAGGGCGCCCGCCCGAAACTCCTGCTGACCACCTATTTCGGCCAGCTGCGGGAGAACCTCCAGCTCGCCTGCGAATTGCCGGTGGCCGGGATGCATCTGGATGCCGTGGCGGCCCGACCTGAAGCGGACCGGCTGGCCGACTGGCTGGCGCCACACAAAGTGCTGTCGCTCGGGGTCATCAACGGCCGGAACATCTGGAAAACCGACCTCAATGCGACGCTGGACTGGCTGGAACCCCTGCATGCGCGACTCGGCAGCCGGCTCTGGCTGGCCCCGTCCTGCTCACTGCTGCATGTTCCTGTCGATCTGGAACGTGAAGACAAGCTCGATCCGGAAATTCGTCAGTGGCTTTGCTTTGCCCGCCAGAAACTCCGGGAGCTCGCCACCCTGGCCAAAGCCTTGAACCATGGCCGGGCCAGTGTCGCCCGGGAGCTCGAGGACAACCACATCGCCGTTCACTCTCGCAGGCGGTCGCCGCGAACCCACAACCCGGCAGTTCGCGAGGCGATTTCCCGAATTACGCCACAGCTTGGCCAGAGAAACAGCACTTTCGAGGCTCGCCACAAGCTCCAGAGCAGGGCCCTGCCTCTCCCCCGGTTTCCGACCACCACCATCGGCTCTTTCCCGCAAACCGGAGACATCCGGCAAGCCCGCCAACAATACCGGGCCGGGAAACTGGGCAAAGGAGATTACCTGACCCGGATCAAGCAGGAGATTGCCCACTGCATCCGTGAACAGGAGGTTCTGGGCCTGGACGTCCTGGTCCATGGTGAAGCCGAGCGGAACGACATGGTGGAGTATTTCGGGGAGCAACTGGATGGTTATTCCTTCAGCCGGTTTGGCTGGGTCCAGTCCTATGGCTCACGCTGCGTCAAACCACCCATCCTGTTCGGTGATATCACCCGACCAAAAGCCATGACCATAAACTGGCTCCGGTACGCCCAGTCGCTGACCGATAAGCCAGTGAAGGGCATGCTCACCGGACCGGTCACCATGCTCAACTGGTCTTTTGTCCGGGACGACCAGCCCCGGGCCGAGACCTGCTGGCAGCTGGCCCTGGCCATCCGCGAAGAGGTGCAGGACCTGGAGCGCGCCGGCACCCGGATCATCCAGATTGACGAAGCGGCGCTACGAGAAGGTCTGCCCCTGCGAAAATCCGACTGGCAGGACTATCTGGACTGGGCCATCGACGCCTTCCGGATTGCCGCCAACGGGGTCGATGACACAACCCAGATCCACACCCACATGTGCTATTCGGAGTTCAATGACATCATCCAGGCGATTGCCCGGATGGACGCCGATGTCATTACCATCGAGACTTCCCGTTCCGACATGGAGCTCCTCGATGCCTTCCAGGATTTCGAGTATCCCAACGATATCGGCCCCGGTGTCTACGACATTCATTCTCCCAACGTGCCGGAACAGGCGGAGATCATTGCCCTGATGGAGAAGGCAGCGGAGAGGATTCCAGCCGAACGGCTGTGGATAAACCCGGACTGCGGCCTGAAAACCCGGCAATGGCAGGAGGTGAGCCCGGCCTTACGGGCGATGGTCGCGGCAGCTAGGGAACTCAGACAGCGACTGGCGCAACCGGCCGAGAACGGCGAACTGGTAACTCAGTAGCCCGAGCTCTTCTGATCCAGCTCGAACTCGAAGGCCCTGGCGCGATGAACTTCGGTGCTGAAGTGACCGCCCGGCTCGAGCTCGAACCAACGGTAACCCGGCGCCAGCGGCTCCACGGAAAAGTCCCTGGCGCCGGAGGTGAACTGGATACAGGTGGAGGGTGTGGCAAGCAGCTGCACCCCGTTCCGGATTTCTGCGTGCTCCTGATGGACATGCCCCCAGAGCACGACCCGTACCTGGGGATGGCGGTCGATCACCGCCCAGAAGGCGTCACGATTGCGAAGTCCAATTTGCTCCATCCAGTCCGCCCCGATGTCCACCGGATGATGGTGCAGTGTGACCAGTGTCGGCACATCGGGATATTCGGAAAGCGCGCGTTCGAGAAACGCCAGCTCACTGTCCGCCAGCTCGCCATAAACCTTGCCATGGACGGAGGAATCCAGCAGCACGAAATGCCAGCCGCCCTGCAGGATTTGGCGGCGATCGGCCTGATACTCCGCCGCAACACGGCTGAGAACTCCGGAGTCATCGTGATTACCGGCCAGCCAGGCGGAGCCGCAGTGGAAGGAGGAAAGACTGTCACCGAAAACACGATACGCCTGTTCCGAGGCGTCCTGGGCCAGATCTCCGGTGGCCAGGATCAGGTCCGGCTGACCATGGGCCTGCAATACCTCATCGACCACGGCCGCGAGACTGTCCCGCGTATTTACGCCCAGCAATGCACCGTCCTCACGGGCCATCAGATGGGGGTCTGTTATCTGGAGCACCCGCAAGGGGCGGGCCTCGTCCGGTCTGGTCATGGCGAACCTGTTAAGACTGATGCAACCACTTGAAACAGGGACAAGTGTACGACGAACGCGTCAGAATGGGTCAACGGCAATTGCAACCGGAGTCACATTCCCGCCAGGCGCCGTCAACATATTGCTATTTTTGACAACTATGACACATCCACCGCGGGCCATCAGTCCACACCCTCGCCGGCTGGCCAGGCAGCGTACTCCATGGGCAAATGGCCAAAGCGCAGACAATAATCCAGCCAGTCAGCCAGGAAGCCATTCACCTGAACCTTCTCGTCAGGGTGATGCATGAAGCGGTTGGGATAATCATTGACCGGCGCAATCTGTCGGTCCCGGTAACAGCTGATCACCTCGGCCATGGCAGCGTCGTGATAGACGCGCACGGTCATCTGGGGATTGTTCAGCCAGCGACCGGAATTGTGGACCTGTTCCAGCAACAGGGTTTCGGTAAATCGGGCCGTCTGCAGAACCTTGATCCGGACCCGCCCCAGGTACTGGTTCTCCCGGTGCAACTCGAACTCGCACACCGGCTTGCCATCGGCTTCCAACTGACGCAACTTGCTCAGGCGCTGGTAATTGCCGTCGCACAGGGCGCCGAGCTGCCGGAGATCCGGCACGTAGCGCTTGGGTTTCATGGTCCACTCGGTCATCACTGCTTTCCTTCACGGAGTCTTGAACGGTTCAGTTCAAGCCATTGAAGCGCGATGATAGCGGCAGCGTTGTTGATCCGGCCATCGTGGATCATGGCTATGGCTTCGTCCGCAGACACCACGTGGGCCCGGATATCTTCGTGCTCGTGTTCCACGCCGTACAGGCCGCCAGCATCTTCGGTGCTGATATGGCCACAGTACAGGTGAATCATTTCAGTGCTGCCGCCCGGAGACACCAGGTAATCGCAGATCTTGTCGAGCCGGCTGAAGGTGAGCCCGGCCTCTTCCTGGCCTTCCCGCTGGGCCACTTCTTCGGGGGTTTCACCGTCTTCGTTCATTCCGGCCACGAGCTCGAGCAGCCATGGGGACTGGCTGCGCCCGAGGGCACCGAGGCGGAACTGTTCGAGCAGGACGACTTCGTCCCGGTCGCAGTCGTAGGGCAGCACGCAGGTGGCGTCACCCCTTATGAAGAGTTCCCGGGTAAAGACCGGCATGTCACGGCCGTCAAAACGCGGGTGGGTCAGCCAGAGCTTGTCCATGCGGAAGAAGCCCTGGAAGACGGTTTCGCGTTTTTCGACTTTGACGTCGCTGTCTTTGAACTGGAACGGTTCGGTCATCGTTCACCCCGGTTGGTAATCGACTTTGAACGATAGCCGGTTGTTGGGGCTTCCTGCAAGCTCACGATCTGGCCTTTCGGCTCCTGACCTAGCCTGATAGTTGCGGGGCTGGGTGAATCGGGAAGGGCCTCCCAAAACACGCTCCTTGCGGCACGTCCATGTGACGCTTGAGCTCCGCCATCCATGGCTCCGCACAGTTTTGGGAGGCCCTTCCCGATTCACCCGATCTGACACCCTGCAAATCGCAAGTCGAGTACCTGCCACTTAGATAACATGGACATATCGCTTCTGATTTCCCGGTTTCTTCTAGCGAATTCCCTGAAACCTGATAGAGCTCGGTGGGTGGCCCGGTTCAGGACTGTGCGGAGCCAGGGATGGCGGAGCCCAAGCGCCCCAGGGATGGGCCGTCAGGAGCGTGTCCTGAACCGGGCCACCCACCGGGCTCCACCCTCGAAGTCACAGTCCTGCGAACCAGAGCACCACGCTATCAGACCTTGTCGTAAAGCTTCCCGCCAGACTCCACAAACTCACGGGACTTCTCCTGCATCCCGGCGTCGATCGCAGAAACCTCGTCCAACCCGTTTTCTGCCGCGTAATCCCGGACTTCCTGGGAGATCTTCATGGAACAGAACTTGGGACCACACATGGAACAGAAGTGAGCCACCTTGGCGGAGTCCTTGGGAAGGGTTTCGTCGTGGTAGGCCCGGGCGGTGTCCGGGTCCAGGCCGAGGTTGAACTGATCCTCCCAGCGGAACTCGAAACGCGCCTTGGATAAGGCATTGTCACGGATCTGAGCACCCGGATGGCCTTTGGCCAGGTCCGCGGCGTGGGCGGCGATCCTGTAAGTGATGATGCCGGTCTTCACGTCGTCCTTATTGGGCAGGCCCAGGTGCTCTTTCGGGGTCACATAGCAGAGCATGGCACAGCCGTACCATCCGATCATGGCAGCACCAATGCCCGAGGTGATGTGGTCGTAGCCCGGAGCGATGTCCGTGATCAGCGGGCCGAGGGTGTAGAACGGGGCTTCGTCGCAGCATTCCAGTTGCTTGTCCATGTTCTCCTTCACCAGGTGCATGGGCACGTGGCCGGGACCCTCGATCATGCACTGGACATCGTGCTTCCAGGCGATTTTGGTGAGTTCACCCAGGGTTCCCAGTTCGCCGAACTGGGCGGCGTCGTTGGCGTCAGCTATTGAGCCGGGACGCAAGCCGTCGCCGAGACTGAAGGAAACATCGTATGCCTTCATGATTTCGCAGATGTCCTCGAAGTGCTCGTACAGGAAACTTTCCTTGTGATGGGCCAGGCACCATTTGGCCATGATGGAACCACCGCGGGAGACTATACCGGTCACGCGATTGGCGGTGAGCGGGACGTGATGCAGGCGCACGCCGGCGTGGATGGTGAAGTAGTCCACGCCCTGCTCGGCCTGTTCGATCAGGGTGTCCCGGAAAATTTCCCAGGTCAGGTCTTCGGCCACGCCGCCGACTTTTTCCAGGGCCTGGTAGATGGGCACGGTGCCGATGGGGACCGGGGAATTGCGGATGATCCATTCCCGGGTTTCGTGGATGTTCTTGCCGGTGGACAGGTCCATGATGGTGTCAGCGCCCCAGCGGATGCCCCAGGTCAGCTTTTCCACTTCTTCCTCAATTGAGGAGGTGACCGCCGAGTTACCAATGTTGCCGTTGATCTTCACCAGGAAGTTGCGGCCGATGATCATGGGCTCGATTTCCGGGTGGTTGATGTTGGCTGGGATGATGGCACGGCCGCGGGCCACTTCGTCACGAACGAATTCCGGGGTAATTTCCGGCGGGAGGTTGGCACCGAAGGACTGGCCGGGATGTTGCTGGTCCAGCAGGCCATGTTCCCGGGCCTCCTGGAGTTTCATGTTTTCCCGAATCGCAATGTATTCCATTTCCGGCGTAATGATGCCCTGGCGGGCATAGTGCATCTGCGAGACGTTCTTGCCCGGCTTTGCCCGCAAAGGCTTGCGCTCATCCATGAACCGGAGCGGGTCCAGCTGCGGGTCTTTCATACGCCGGCGGGTAAATTCGGAGGTGTAGCCGTCCAGCTGTTCGACGTCGCCCCGTTCGGCGATCCAGCCGGCACGGATTGGCATCAGGCCTTTGCGCAGGTCGATGTTTGCTTCGGGGTCGGTATACGGGCCGGAGGTGTCGTAAACGACCACCGGCGGGTTTTTCTCACCGCCCATTTCGGTGGGCGTATCCTCCACAGTAATTTCCCGCATGGGCACCCGGAGATCGGATCGGCTACCCTGCACGTAGATTTTTCGTGAGCTTGGTAACGGTTTGATTGCGGCGGAATCAACTCTGGCGGAATCGCTGAGGTAGGATGGCAGATCGGTCATCATTCGCTCCCGGTAGATGGACTGGGGTTTCGGGTCGCGTATGACGGAGCCTGCATGGGCAGTCGGAGCCACTCGGGCCGGACTGCTTTTGGGTCATCTGGTCTTAATCCCTACGCCGGTATTATCCGGATCAGGTCGCGGGTTCTGCGATGCAATCTCAGCCGGCCACCCAGGAATCAGGTAAGCCAGCACCCCGTCAAGACGCGAGTAAAAATTCGGTTCAGCACACAATTTGTGTGACGTTTGCAAGTGTAGAGGCCAGGGGAAATATTGTCCATAATGGCCAACCATAAGCCCGCCGGATGCGCAACCTGCTGCTTGAAAGCACTGTGCGGCCGGTTACCAGGCGTCCCGGACTGACGCCCATGTGCACAGGTATTCAGGAGAAAGAATGAAAAAACGACTGCTTTCCGGACTGATTGGCGTGATGGCCGCCCAACCGGCCCTTGCCCTTGACCTGATCGAGACCTACGAACAAGCCCTCTCCTACGACTCCGGCATCGCCGCCGCCCAGGCCAGTTTCGAGGCCCAGCAGGCCGCGAGTGACGTCAGCAAGAGTGCACTGTTGCCGCGAATCGGCGCCTTTGGTGAGGCCAACCATACAGACCTTGACGGTGAGATTCAGGACGAAAGCTACAAGTCCACCAGCTACGGCGTCCAGCTGACCCAGCCACTGTTCCGGGCCGACTCCTGGTTCCAGTATGACGCCAGCCAGTTCCAGACCGAATCCGCCCGGGCCCAGTACAATCTGGCCCAGCAGCA harbors:
- the ptsP gene encoding phosphoenolpyruvate--protein phosphotransferase, coding for MLSILRSLVQEVNSARDLQEALDIIVSRVQKAMNTEVCSVYLLDPATNRYILMATEGLYRKAVGQVSLGYSEGLVGLVGSREEPINLEDAPSHPRYRYFPETGEERFRSFLGVPIIHHRRVLGVLVVQQRESSRCFDEGEEAFLVTVSAQLAGVIAHSEATGAISGLSLTGEEARDVSFNGVPGAPGVAIGTGVVVYPAADLDVVPEKPTEDIEGELKLFKAAVKAVREDIERVAKRLASQLRPEEQALFDVYLRMLGDEALPGEVANKIADGTWAQGALKQVVQQYVRHFEMMDDHYLQERAVDIRDLGRRLLSHLQEGEQKHLVYPERTVLVSEELTPAMLGEVPKGQLVGLVSVKGSSNSHVAILARAMGVPTVMGLVDIPVNQLDGKELIVDGFEGQIFASPSQDLRAFYQAICDEEDELIRGLEALRDKPCETTDGHRVSLLVNTGLMTDVVRSLSHGAEGIGLYRTEVPFMIKDRFPSEQEQREYYREQLEAFAPNPVTMRTLDIGGDKALTYFPINEENPFLGWRGIRVTLDHPEIFLVQVRAMLKASEGLNNLQIMLPMISNISEVEESLHLIYRVYHEVREEGYDIHMPKVGVMVEIPAAVYQIRELADRVDFLSVGSNDLTQYLLAVDRNNPRVAQLYHSYHPAVLQALVRIAQDAHAVGKPVGICGELAGDPGGALLLMAMGYDSLSMNAASLPKVKSVIRSISREWAIQLLEDVLLLDSPHVIKSCVDLALRNAGFGRYLRPGRSSSMAFSEQAVS
- a CDS encoding RNA pyrophosphohydrolase, translating into MIDSDGFRPNVGIILANHRGEVLWARRIGQDSWQFPQGGIKHNESPEDALYRELGEEIGLTASDVEIISCTRGWLRYRLPRRMVRHHSHPVCVGQKQKWFLLRMLSPDAQVRVDGTDSPEFDGWQWVSYWYPLGQVVSFKREVYRRALRELAPRLFYNMEQWRKAEQNRRLKDHSR
- a CDS encoding HAD family hydrolase — translated: MTLALFDLDNTLLAGDSDHAWGEFLVEEGLVDAEEYRKANDRFYEEYLNGELDIFHYLRFALQPLARHDIDELLAWREAFLEKKVRPMMQEKARELLDRHRQQGHTLMIITATNRFVTEPIAELLEVEHLIATEPELVNGRYTGEVAGVPSFQDGKVTRLNDWLDHHKRTLEGAWFYSDSHNDVPLLKQVENPVAVDPDPRLEALAKESGWPVISLRG
- a CDS encoding class I SAM-dependent rRNA methyltransferase encodes the protein MDFPVLYLRKGAERRLRAGHLWVYSNEVDTRRTPLTEFQPGDQAELRASNDKPLGTVFVNPHALICGRLISRNPSQGMTPQRLTERMELALAVRERLFDKPFYRWVFGDSDGLSGLVVDRFGDTVVVQISTAGMELMKEAIVRAVQRLVHAKAIILKNDGKMRKVEGLDTYVEQAHGPEADLLQVDENGVRFEVPLAGGQKTGWFYDHRMNRQRLQAYAPGKRVLDVFSYVGGWGLQAACAGATQVTCVDASATAIDAVHHNAKINGLDNIETIEGDAFEALKALADEKEKYDIVVLDPPALIPRRRDQKAGEQAYARLNQLGLRLLERDGLLVSASCSMHLSQEKLIDIIRSSGRKIDRFVQLLEQGHQAPDHPVIPGIPETDYIKSCFVRSLTGFM
- the gcvH gene encoding glycine cleavage system protein GcvH yields the protein MSDIPSDLKYIETHQWVRVADDGTATVGITDFAQEQLGDVVYIGVPDVGVTVNGGQEAGVAESVKSASDVFSPVTGEVIAVNENLEDEPELVNEDPYGDGWMFKVKLEDAGELDGLMDAAAYAEHVAAEE
- a CDS encoding LysR family transcriptional regulator encodes the protein MIDRHHLEILRAVDRDGSLTAAAESLHLTQSALSHAIRKLERYLGTPLWLRDGRQLRLTQAGEYLLSLANRLLPQLEHAEEVIGQFASGRRGTLRIGMECHPCYQWLLKVVGPYLERWPDVDVDVKQKFQFGGIGALFGHDIDMLVTPDPLHRPGLVFEPVFDYEQVLVVSRDHPLANREFVVPGDLERETLITYPVEVERLDIYTRFFLPAHASPARHKTIETTDIMLQMVAAGRGVSALPKWLVAEYAEKLPVVPVRLGEEGLPKQIFLGLRERDCEVDYLNSFMNLAREVRWG